Below is a window of Streptomyces spongiicola DNA.
CGTCCACGGCGGCGCTGAAGCCGATCGACACCTCGTCGACCGTCGCGAACCGCACGACATGCTCGATCTCCACGCCGTCCGAGCCCTGGATCCTGCCGCTGCGCGACGTCACCTCGTATGTGCCGGGCTCCGGGCTGACGGTGCTGGGCATCACGGGGAACGTCTGGGTGAGGTCCTCCGTGCCGACCAGCCAGACCCGGCGCTCGCCCAGCGAGTAGACCACGCGCACGCCCGTGCCGGACCCCGTGGGCACGGCCAGCGGGTCCTCCCGGGGGGCCTCGGCGGCGGCCTTCGACGGGAGGGCGCTCGGAGCGGCGGCCGCGGGCTTCTCCAGGCTCTCCGGCACGCTCGCGGACGCCTGGTAGCCGAGGAAGCCGACGACGGCGAGGGCCGCAGCGGTGAGCCCGGCCACCGTTCCCGAGCTGCTCCTTGCCACGCCTGCTCCCCTCACCCGCACACCTGCCTCACCTGCCTGGGTGACGGTAGCAGCAGGGTGGCGGCGGTACGGGACGCCGTGCCCCCGCCGCGGTGGCCGTAGGCTGTTTGCGTGCTCTTGCTCGCCGTTGATACCGCCACCCCCGCCGTCACCGTCGCCCTCCACGACGGCGACTCCGTCGTCGCCGAGTCCACCCGGGTCGACGCCCGCCGGCACGGGGAGCTGCTGCTGCCCTCCGTCGACCGGGTCCTGACGACCGCCGGGCTGAAACTCGAGGTGGTCACCGGAGTCGTCGTCGGCGTCGGGCCAGGCCCGTACACCGGGCTGCGGGTGGGTCTGGTCACCGCCGCCGCCTTCGGCTCGGTCCTCGGTGTCCCGGTCCACGGCGTCTGCACGCTGGACGGGCTGGCGTACGCGGCAGGGCTCCAGGAGCCCTTCACGGTCGCCACGGACGCGCGGCGCAAGGAGGTCTACTGGGCGCGGTACGACGGCTCGGGCGCCAGGACCGGCGAGCCCGCGGTCGACCGGCCGGCCGACATCGCCGGGCAGGTCGCCGGGCTCCCCGCGGTCGGCGCGGGTGCCCTGCTCTACCCCGAGGTCTTCCCGGACGCCCGGGGCCCCGAGCACCAGTCGGCGGCCGCCCTCGCCGCGCTGGCCGCGGGGAAGCTGGCCGCCGGCGAGGAGCTGCTGCCGCCGCGGCCGCTGTATCTGCGCCGCCCGGACGCCCAGGTGCCCAGGAACTACAAGGTGGTCACGCCGCGGTGAGCACCCCCGTCCTGCGCGAGATGCGCTGGTGGGACATCGCGCCGGTGCTGGACGTCGAGCGCGAGCTGTTCCCGGAGGACGCCTGGTCCCCGGGCATGTTCTGGTCCGAGCTGGCGCACGCGCGCGGCCCGCGGGCGACCCGCCGCTACGTGGTCGCCCAGGACCCGGCGGACGGGCGGATCGCCGGCTACGCGGGCCTCGCGGCGGCCGGCGGGCTCGGCGACGTCCAGACCATCGCCGTCACACGCGACCACTGGGGCACGGGCCTCGGCGCCCGGCTCCTCACCGACCTGCTCCAGCACGCGACCGCGTGGGAGTGCGAAGAGGTCCTCCTCGAAGTACGGGTGGACAACACCCGGGCCCAGAAGCTCTACGAGCGCTTCGGCTTCGAGCCGATCGGCTTCCGCCGCGGCTACTACCAGCCCGGCGGCATCGACGCCCTCGTGATGCGGCTGCACGTACACGACGCACAAGGAACCCGGAACCATGGCTGACGAACCCCTCGTACTCGGCATCGAGACGTCCTGCGACGAGACGGGCGTGGGCGTCGTCCGCGGGACGACGCTCCTCGCCGACGCCATCGCCTCCAGCGTCGACGAGCACGCGCGCTTCGGCGGGGTGGTGCCCGAGGTCGCCTCCCGCGCCCACCTCGAGGCGATGGTCCCGACCATCCGGCGCGCCCTGGCGGAGGCCGGGGTCACCGCGAGGGACCTGGACGGCATCGCGGTCACCGCGGGCCCGGGCCTCGCCGGTGCGCTGCTGGTGGGTGTCTCGGCCGCCAAGGCGTACGCGTACGCGCTGGGCAAGCCGCTGTACGGGGTGAACCACCTCGCCTCCCACATCTGCGTCGACCAGCTGGAGCACGGCCCGCTGCCCGAGCCCACGATGGCCCTGCTGGTCTCCGGCGGCCACTCGTCGCTGCTGCTCGCGCCCGACATCACCGCCGACGTGCGGCCCATGGGGGCGACGATCGACGACGCCGCCGGCGAGGCGTTCGACAAGATCGCCCGGGTGCTGGACCTCGGCTTCCCCGGCGGCCCGGTCATCGACCGGCTGGCGAGGGAGGGCGATCCCGCGGCGATCGCGTTCCCGCGCGGGCTGACCGGTCCCCGCGACGCCGCGTACGACTTCTCCTTCTCCGGGCTGAAGACGGCCGTGGCGCGCTGGATCGAGGCCAGGCGGCACGCGGGTGAGGACGTACCCGTACGGGACGTCGCCGCGTCGTTCCAGGAGGCCGTGGTCGACGTGCTGACCCGGAAGGCCGTCCGGGCCTGCAAGGACGAGGGCGTCGACCATCTGATGATCGGTGGCGGGGTCGCCGCCAACTCCCGGCTGCGCGCGCTCGCCGAGGAACGCTGCGAGCGCGCCGGGATCCGGCTGCGGGTACCCCGGCCGAAGCTGTGCACGGACAACGGGGCCATGGTCGCCGCGCTCGGCGCGGAGATGGTCGCCAGGAACCGGCCCGCATCGGACTGGGAGCTGTCCGCCGACTCCTCGCTGCCGGTGACCGACCCGCATGTGCCGGGCCGGCCCCACCCGGGCCGTGTGCACGATCACGACCATGTGCACGACCACGACCATGTGCACGACCACGACCATGTGCACGATCACGACCATGTGCACGACCACGACCATGTGCACGACCACGACCATGTGCACGACCACGACCATGTGCACGACCACGACCATGTGCACGACCACGACCATGTGCACGAGATCAGCAAGGACAACCTCTACTCATGACCGTCCTCTGCTCATGACCGTCGTCACCCTGATGTGGGAGGCCAGGGCGGCCTCCGGACGCGGCGGGGAGCTGCTGGAGTGGGCCAGGGCCCAGAGGCTCGGCGCTGCCCCGCTGCGCCGGGAGACCTTCCGGGCGCCCGGTGAGCGGGTGCTGGTGCTGACCTGGTGGGAGACGGACGGCCCGGACGACGAACTGCCCGAGCTGCCCGAGCCGGACAACGGGCTGATCGGCCGCCCGGTGCACCGCTGGCGGTTCCAGTCGCTCGACTTCTCCGAAGCGGACTTCACCGGCGGCTGAGCCGTTGTCAGGCCCGGCGGGCGGTGCCCCGCGGCGTCCCGCGCCCGCCCGGGGTGCCCCGCGGCGTCCCGCGCCCGCCCGGGGTGCCCCGCGGCGTCCCGCGTCCGCCTGGGGTGTTCCGCGGCGTCCCGCGTCCGCCTGGGGTGTTCCGCGCCCGCCCGGGGTGTTCCGCGGGCGTCCCACGTCCGCCCGGG
It encodes the following:
- the tsaB gene encoding tRNA (adenosine(37)-N6)-threonylcarbamoyltransferase complex dimerization subunit type 1 TsaB — its product is MLLLAVDTATPAVTVALHDGDSVVAESTRVDARRHGELLLPSVDRVLTTAGLKLEVVTGVVVGVGPGPYTGLRVGLVTAAAFGSVLGVPVHGVCTLDGLAYAAGLQEPFTVATDARRKEVYWARYDGSGARTGEPAVDRPADIAGQVAGLPAVGAGALLYPEVFPDARGPEHQSAAALAALAAGKLAAGEELLPPRPLYLRRPDAQVPRNYKVVTPR
- the rimI gene encoding ribosomal protein S18-alanine N-acetyltransferase — protein: MSTPVLREMRWWDIAPVLDVERELFPEDAWSPGMFWSELAHARGPRATRRYVVAQDPADGRIAGYAGLAAAGGLGDVQTIAVTRDHWGTGLGARLLTDLLQHATAWECEEVLLEVRVDNTRAQKLYERFGFEPIGFRRGYYQPGGIDALVMRLHVHDAQGTRNHG
- the tsaD gene encoding tRNA (adenosine(37)-N6)-threonylcarbamoyltransferase complex transferase subunit TsaD yields the protein MADEPLVLGIETSCDETGVGVVRGTTLLADAIASSVDEHARFGGVVPEVASRAHLEAMVPTIRRALAEAGVTARDLDGIAVTAGPGLAGALLVGVSAAKAYAYALGKPLYGVNHLASHICVDQLEHGPLPEPTMALLVSGGHSSLLLAPDITADVRPMGATIDDAAGEAFDKIARVLDLGFPGGPVIDRLAREGDPAAIAFPRGLTGPRDAAYDFSFSGLKTAVARWIEARRHAGEDVPVRDVAASFQEAVVDVLTRKAVRACKDEGVDHLMIGGGVAANSRLRALAEERCERAGIRLRVPRPKLCTDNGAMVAALGAEMVARNRPASDWELSADSSLPVTDPHVPGRPHPGRVHDHDHVHDHDHVHDHDHVHDHDHVHDHDHVHDHDHVHDHDHVHDHDHVHDHDHVHEISKDNLYS